In Tachysurus vachellii isolate PV-2020 chromosome 12, HZAU_Pvac_v1, whole genome shotgun sequence, the following are encoded in one genomic region:
- the golph3a gene encoding Golgi phosphoprotein 3, with translation MSSLTQRSSGLVQRRTEASRSATAAAAAAADKDKSSRGDDDEHRRDEQEDDDSGDSKETRLTLMEEVLLLGLKDREGYTSFWNDCISSGLRGCMLIELALRGRLQLEACGMRRKSLLARKVICKSDAPTGDVLLDEALKHIKETQPPETVQSWIELLSGETWNPLKLHYQLRNVRERLAKNLVEKGVLTTEKQNFLLFDMTTHPLTNSNIKQRLIKKVQEAVLDKWVNDPQRMDKRLLALIFLAHSSDVLENAFAPLLDEQYDLAMKRVRQLLDLEPEGESLKSNANELLWAVVAAFTK, from the exons ATGAGTTCGTTGACTCAGCGGAGTTCGGGCCTCGTGCAGAGACGCACCGAGGCCTCGCGCAGTGCtaccgccgccgccgccgccgccgccgacaAAGACAAGAGCTCGCGCGGCGACGACGACGAGCACCGCCGAGACGAGCAGGAAGACGACGACAGCGGCGACTCCAAAGAAACTCGTCTGACCCTAATGGAAGAAGTGCTGCTTCTGGGCTTGAAAGACCGCGAG GGCTACACATCATTTTGGAATGACTGCATATCCTCAGGGCTGCGTGGATGCATGCTCATTGAGCTCGCCTTACGAGGGAGGCTGCAGCTGGAGGCCTGTGGCATGAGGAGAAAAAGCCTTCTTGCCAGAAAG GTCATTTGTAAATCTGATGCTCCGACTGGTGATGTGCTCCTGGATGAAGCtctgaaacacattaaagagACCCAGCCTCCGGAGACTGTCCAGAGCTGGATCGAGCTCCTTAGTG GTGAAACATGGAACCCGCTGAAGCTCCACTACCAGCTGCGGAACGTGCGTGAACGCCTCGCCAAGAACCTGGTAGAGAAGGGCGTGCTCACCACAGAGAAGCAGAACTTCTTGCTGTTCGACATGACGACACACCCGCTCACTAACAGCAACATCAAGCAGCGTCTCATCAAGAAGGTGCAAGAAGCCGTGCTGGACAAGTGGGTAAATGACCCACAGCGCATGGACAAGCGTCTGTTGGCACTCATCTTCCTGGCTCATTCGTCCGACGTTCTGGAAAACGCGTTCGCACCTCTGCTGGACGAGCAGTACGACCTGGCCATGAAGAGGGTGCGACAGCTGCTTGACCTTGAGCCCGAGGGCGAGAGCCTGAAGAGTAACGCCAACGAGCTGCTGTGGGCCGTCGTGGCTGCCTTCACCAAATGA